A stretch of DNA from Leptospira bouyouniensis:
TCATTAAACGTAGATTTGGATCCAAAACCAACATCATAGGCAATGGCGAGAAGTGATCTTTCTGGTTCTTTTATGATCCGGTCTTTGGCTTCATTGATTCTATAAGAATTTGTGAACTGATAAAAACTTTTTTTCATCTCAGAATTTAAAAATTCTGACAGCTGGTGTGAACTTAAGTTCAATTCTTCTGCTAAATCACGAAGGCTAAGTGTTTCATCTCGGTAAATCATTTGAATTTCAAATAATTGTTTTAGATTTTCACGGATGAGATTATGATCTAATTTAGAGATTTGAGAGATTTTTGCTTTTTTTTCGTCTTCAACAATCTTCCGGACTTCCAAGAAGAAATCCGGATAACTCTGACGAATCACATACAAAATGCATAAAAAAATACCAATTGCGAGCCCAGAAATTTGAAACGAAGTGTGATCTCCAGTGGCGATTGATTTAAGTCCGTATAATGACAATGCAAAACAAAAACCGACAATTGTGGTTCCAATGCGGAGAGTGTAGTTTTTGCGAAACGTACTCCATCGAATTTTCTTAGAAATTCGCCATACAATCCGAATCATACACCAGAAATAGATGAAAATGGTAATTAAGACCAAAACAATCGGTTTTTCTAAGTATGGATTCACCCCATTGGCTTCTTTTACCAAGTCATTTGAATGGTTCCATAGATTCCATAAAAGAATGATAAGAAAGGTAAGTAAAATGGGAACGATGCGGTATGATAATCGTCGGAAGGAACGAAACTTCCCTTCCAGAACAATGAGGAAGTACTCATCTAACAAAACACCTAAACAAGCAATCATGGGTAAATTTGTTAGATACAATGGATAAAAGGAACGAATATGACCTGAAGAAACTAGATATAAATTGAACAAATGGTAACTTGTTCCTAAAAAGATAACCCCAAGCAAAATCTGTTTTCGATTTTTATGGTAACTAAAGAATTCTCCTACTGCATAGAGAAAGGCAAGAATCGTTGAGAATAATAAAAAGAAATTCAAAGATTCAAAATGAGTCTGAAAAAATAAATCCATTCAAATACCAACTGTCAAATTTCACTTAAGAAATTGTGACCTTTAGACTCAAGAAACAAGAGTGACATCTGATGTGACCATTCCTTTTTGCTAAAGAAACAAGGCATTTCTCTTAAATTTGAGAGAAAGAATTGGCAACTTTTCAACACAATTAGTCCGATTCGATCGAAACGGAGGTAGAAATGAGTTTGAATTGATCCACTTTGACGACTGATACATTGGATTGTTCTATCATTAGAACATAAAGAGGTGCTTTATGTCTTTTGTTAGTTTATCCAATCCATTACTTCAGACCAAGGTTGAGACTGATTTCTCTCCCATACGTATGGGATCCCAATCAAAATCCATTCAAACGGAAAATGAGAAAAATTTATTATTACAAGGGAACATTTTTTACCATAGCCAACTTTCCATTTCAGTATCTGCAGCTGATATGGCATTTTACTGGAAACGTTGCGATGTTTTAGCAAATTTTATTTCACAATTTTACTTTCACTCTTACGAATCGAAACAACTTGATAAAAATACAATTTCAACGGTCATCAATGAACTAGTGGAAAATGCAGCAAAACATTCTGACAAGGAAAATAACAAAATCACAATAGAAATTAAAGACCTCGGGAACCAATTAAG
This window harbors:
- a CDS encoding AraC family transcriptional regulator encodes the protein MDLFFQTHFESLNFFLLFSTILAFLYAVGEFFSYHKNRKQILLGVIFLGTSYHLFNLYLVSSGHIRSFYPLYLTNLPMIACLGVLLDEYFLIVLEGKFRSFRRLSYRIVPILLTFLIILLWNLWNHSNDLVKEANGVNPYLEKPIVLVLITIFIYFWCMIRIVWRISKKIRWSTFRKNYTLRIGTTIVGFCFALSLYGLKSIATGDHTSFQISGLAIGIFLCILYVIRQSYPDFFLEVRKIVEDEKKAKISQISKLDHNLIRENLKQLFEIQMIYRDETLSLRDLAEELNLSSHQLSEFLNSEMKKSFYQFTNSYRINEAKDRIIKEPERSLLAIAYDVGFGSKSTFNEAFKKETGTTPREYREKILKKHPIRSNRT
- a CDS encoding slr1658 superfamily regulator; its protein translation is MSFVSLSNPLLQTKVETDFSPIRMGSQSKSIQTENEKNLLLQGNIFYHSQLSISVSAADMAFYWKRCDVLANFISQFYFHSYESKQLDKNTISTVINELVENAAKHSDKENNKITIEIKDLGNQLRIEVKNKITPWMKAIFENKILTLQTNPINDLYFEALEANNRGNANFGIGLLRLLKDYQLPIAYEFTKLEGNVFEITMRAHILISENETL